In a genomic window of Erinaceus europaeus chromosome 12, mEriEur2.1, whole genome shotgun sequence:
- the SLC35G6 gene encoding solute carrier family 35 member G6, translating into MAGSHPYFNLPDFTQPSTPSSPSLPSHQRCRPSDATKGLLVALLGGGLPAGFVGPFSRMAYQASHLPSLELLICRCLFHLPIALLLKLRGDPLLGPPDVRGRACLHALLNVLSIGCAYSAVQVVPAGNAATVRKGSSTVCSALLALCLESQGLSGYDWCGLLGSTLGLIIIVGPGLGTLQEGTAGLYTALGYVLAFLGGLALSLGLLVYRSLNFPSCLLTVAFLFGLVGLVGSVPGLFVLQTPVMPYDPLSWSCVGAVGILALVSFVCVSYAVTKAHPALVCAVLHSEVVVALMLQYYVLYETVAPSDIMGAGVVLGSIAIITAQNLSCEREGQVEEQDQT; encoded by the exons ATG GCTGGCAGTCACCCCTACTTCAACTTGCCTGACTTCACACAGCCATCGACACCCTCTTCACCCAGCCTCCCCTCACACCAGCGCTGCCGTCCCTCCGATGCCACCAAAGGCCTGCTCGTGGCCCTGCTGGGTGGAGGCCTGCCTGCCGGCTTTGTGGGCCCCTTCTCCCGTATGGCTTACCAGGCTTCCCATTTACCATCGCTGGAGCTGCTCATCTGCCGATGTCTCTTCCACCTCCCTATTGCTCTGCTACTTAAACTGCGTGGTGACCCACTGCTGGGACCTCCCGATGTCCGAGGCCGGGCCTGCCTCCACGCCCTGCTCAACGTCCTCAGCATTGGCTGCGCCTACAGTGCAGTTCAGGTGGTGCCCGCCGGCAACGCTGCCACCGTCCGCAAAGGCTCTTCTACCGTCTGCTCTGCTCTCCTGGCTCTCTGCCTTGAAAGCCAGGGTCTCAGTGGCTACGACTGGTGTGGCCTACTGGGCAGCACCCTGGGACTAATCATCATTGTGGGACCTGGACTAGGGacactgcaggaggggactgcaGGCCTTTACACAGCCCTGGGCTACGTGCTTGCCTTCCTGGGTGGCTTGgcgttgtcactggggctcctgGTCTATCGCtccctcaacttcccttcctgccTGCTGACGGTGGCTTTCTTGTTTGGCTTGGTGGGGCTAGTGGGCTCTGTGCCAGGCCTCTTTGTGCTGCAGACCCCTGTAATGCCCTATGACCCTCTGAGCTGGAGCTGTGTGGGGGCAGTGGGGATCCTTGCCCTGGTCTCCTTTGTGTGTGTGAGCTATGCAGTCACCAAGGCCCACCCTGCCCTAGTGTGTGCCGTCCTGCACTCTGAGGTGGTGGTGGCCCTGATGCTGCAGTATTATGTGCTCTATGAGACCGTGGCACCTTCTGACATCATGGGGGCAGGGGTTGTGTTGGGTAGCATTGCCATCATCACTGCTCAGAACCTCAGCTGTGAGAGGGAAGGGCAGGTGGAAGAACAAGACCAGACTTGA